One Myxococcota bacterium genomic window, TGGGTCACTCGCCAACGGCGCCGAGCCGTGGCAGCTGCCCGACCCCGAGGACCTCGAGCCGATCCGCGCCTCGTTCCGGACCGACCCGGAGAACTTCGCGCCCTTCCTGCGCGACGCGCGCCTGGTGCGGCCCTGGGCCATTCCCGGCACGCCCGGCCTCGAGCACCGCATCGGCGGGATCGAGAAGGAAGACGTGTCGGGCAACATCTCCTACGACCCCGAGAACCACGAGCACATGGTGCTCACGCGCCAGGCCAAGATCGACCGCATCGCCGACCGGCTGCCGCCGGCCGAGATCGACGGCCCGGCCTCGGGCGACGTGCTGGTCGTGGGCTGGGGCGGGACGTTTGGCGCGCTGCGCCAGGCGACCTTGCAGCTGCGCGCCGAGGGCCACGCCGTGGGTCATCTGCACCTGCGCTATCTCAACCCGCTCCAGTCCAACGTGGGCGAGCTCCTGCGCCGCTACCGGCGCGTGGTGGTCGCGGAGCTGAACCGCGGCCAGCTGCGCTCGCTCCTGCGCGACAAGTATCTCGTCGACGCGCGCGGCTTGAACAAGATCCAGGGCAAGCCGTTCAAGGTGCGCGAGGTGGTCGAGGCGGTGCGCAAGCTCCTGTCTCCGTCGGCCGGCGTGCGAGAGGGGTTGCACTCGTGAGTGAAGTCATCGCGAACGGCGGCGAGCACCGGAAGCTCACCAAGAAGGACTTCGAGAGCGACCAGGCCGTGCGCTGGTGCCCGGGCTGCGGCGACTACGCGATCCTGGCGCAGATGCAGAAGGTCATGCCCGAGCTCGGCATCCCGAAGGAGAAGATCGTCTTCATCTCGGGCATCGGCTGCAGCTCGCGCTTCCCGTACTACATGGACACCTTCGGGTTCCACACCATCCACGGCCGCGCGCCGGCGATCGCCACGGGGCTGAAGCTCTCGCGGCCCGAGCTCAGTGTCTGGGTGGTGACCGGCGACGGCGACGCGCTCTCGATCGGCGGCAACCACCTGATCCACGCGCTGCGCCGCAACGTCGACCTGAAGATCCTCTTGTTCAACAACAAGGTGTACGGACTCACCAAGGGCCAGTTCTCGCCGACCTCCGAGATCGGCATGAAGACCAAGAGCTCGCCCGCAGGGTCGGTCGCGCGCCCGTTCCGCACGCTGTCACTCGCGCTAGGCGCGGAGGCCACGTTCGTGGCGCGCGCGGTCGACACCGAGACACAGCACCTGCAGCAGATGATCTCGCGCATGGCCGAGCACAAGGGCTCCGCGCTGCTCGAGATCTACCAGAACTGCCCGGTGTTCAACGACGGCGCTTTCGACGAGCTGAAGGACCGCAAGACCAAGTCCGACCACCTCTTGTTCCTCGAGCACGGCCAGCCGCTCGTGTTCGGGCCCGACGACGAGAAAGTCGTGAAGCTCGACACCGAGCGCACGCGCCTCTACGTGGCCAAGCGCGGCGAGCCCGGCGGAGTGGAGATCACGCACGACGAGGCGGTGGCGGACCCGGGCCTCGCGCTCCTGCTCGCGCGCTGCACGCCGCCCGAGTTCCCGACGCCGATCGGCGTGCTGCGCGCGGTGTCGGAGCCGACTTTCGAGGATCAGACGCTGGCCCAGAACCGGGCGGCGATCGCGGTACGCGGCGAGGGGACGCTCCAGGAGCTCCTGTACGCCGGCGACCGCTGGGACGTCTAGAGGAGAGCCGCTGCGATGGAGCCCAACTCGTTCGACCTGATGTACATGTTCGCTGCCACCTGTGGCGTGCTCTTCATCCCGGTGATCCTCGGGTTCGCCGCCGTCCTGCTCGAGCGCGAGTAAACACCCACCGCACCGCGCCGGAGCGTATTCTTCACGAGGCCCTCACCGCCGTGTCACGGCGGGTACGGGCTCGGTCGGTAGCATGGCGCGCGTGAGTCGACCTCGTGCGATCCGGGATCTGATCACCGCACTCGCGGCGCGCGCTCCGTTCGAGCGCGCGGCGGATTGGGACCCGGTCGGCTTGATCCTCGGCGACCCCGCAGGGCGGGTGCGCCGGGCCGCCGTGTGTCACGAGGTGACCGAGGGCGCGGTGGCCGCGCTCGAGGCCGACCCGCCGGACCTGCTGGTCTCCTACCACCCGCTCTTGTTCCGGCCCACCCAGCGCCTGGTCGCGGGTCCGACGCCCGAAGGCCGCGCCCTGCGGCTGGCGCGCGCCGGGGTCGCGCTCGCGGTCGTGCACACGAATTTCGACGTGTCTCCGGGCGGCACCGCGGACGCGCTGGCCGAGGCGCTCGGGCTGGGCGAGGTCGAGGGCTTCGGCGCCCTCTCGGGCAGCCCCACGCGCAAGCTCGTGACCTTCGTGCCGCCCGATGCCGCCGACGGGGTGCTCGAGGCCGTGGCCGAAGCGGGCGCGGCGCAGATCGGCAACTACACGCACTGCTCCTTCCGCGCGGAGGGCACGGGCACGTTCTTCGCGGCCGAAGGCTCCGCGCCCCGCGCCGGCAAGCGCGGCGAGCTCTCCCACGAGGCCGAGGTGCGGCTCGAGCTCGTGCTGCCGCCGGCACGCGAGGCCGAGGTGATCCGCGCGCTCCTGCGCGCGCACCCCTACGAGGAGCCGGCGTTCGACCTCTTCGAGCGGCGCGGCGAGCTGCACCCGGCCGGCCGCATCGGAGTGATTCCGGGCCTCTCGCTGGGCGAGCTCGCCGAGCGCGTGGCCGAGTCGCTGCAGGGCTCCGTGCCGCGCATCGCGGGCGACCGGGCGCGGCGCGTCTCGCGCGTGGCGGTCGTCCCGGGCTCCGGCGAAGACCTGGCCGAAGCGGCTCGGGCGGCCGGCGCAGACGTGCTGGTCACCGGCGACCTGCGCCACCACGCCGCGCGGCGCGCGCTCGACTCCGGGCTCGCGCTGATCGACGCCGGCCACGTGGCGACCGAGCGGCCAGGCCTCGAACGGCTGCTTTCGTTCGTCGCCTCACAGGGCATCGAAACCGCGAGCTTGCTCGACCGGGAGTGCGATCCCTGGAGCGGTGAGACGTGATGCGTGGGCATGTGACGAAGTCGAGGGAAGCTCGCTCGTGCCGGAGCTTTTCCCGCTTCTGTGCACATGTCTGCGCGCCACGGAATTTGTCCGAAAGGCACTAAAACATGGTACAAAGGTGGGTACTCTGGGCTTGTGGGCGATCTCCTACGCGACGTAGAATCTCGTCCACGCTGAATTCCCGGTCAGGAAACCTCGACCGGTGTAGGCGGGTTGGAAAAATCATGTATCAGCGCGCACTCATCTCAGCCTTCGTGTGTCTCGCAGGGGCCGCACAGATGGCGTCCGCCGCTCAGGTGAACCCGCGCACGCCCGTCACGGTGCAGGGCAGCACCACTCCGACTCTGCAGCAAATCCTCGACGGCCTGGTCGTGTCCGGGCCCGCGATCAACGCCAACAACTCGTCGGGGATCCAGCTCTGGGACAACACCTCGGGCCCGATGACCGCGCAGATCGTGGCCGACTTCACCGGCAAGTCGCAGGCCGTGAAGTTCGGCATCTACGACGCCGACGCTCCGGGCGCCGGCGTGCTCTTGCTCAACGACAACATGAAGCCCTCGGACATCGCGTCGGTGCTGTTCAACGACGACGCGTCGATCTCGGTCAAGGGCGGCAAGGGCGGCAAGAAGGGCAAGGGCTTCGACGGGCCGTTCGGCTTCTTCGCGAAGGTGCCCACTCACTCGAATACCGACCTGCCGTTCCTGTTCACCGAGGCCGATCTCAACGGCGGTCAGGTGTTCGCGAAGGTGTTCCAGGGCAACGGCCTGACCAGCCTGCAGTTCCCCGGCCTCGCGCCCGGACTGTTCCTCACGAGTCAGTTCCTGATCGCCTTCGAGACCAACAACGACGGTCAGTTCAACGACCTGATCGTGAGTGTCTCGGGCCTCGCGGTGCCCGAGCCCGCGCTCGGCCTGCTGCTCGGTCTCTCGCTCGCTGCGCTCCATGCGCGGCGCGCGCGCAGCGCCTGAAAACGATCTGAGGAGCCACGTGCGCCGGCTGCTCGTCTCTGCATTCCTTCTCGTGGCAGCCCTCGGCGTCTCGCCGGCGCGCGGCGCGGCCGTGAATTCCGACGGGGCGACGACTCGCCCCGACGCGTCGACCGAGGCGCGCGCAGCCGACTCGAGGCTGCTGGCGGCCGTGCGCAAGCAGGACGTCGACGAGGCGAGCGCGGCGCTCGCGGCCGGCGCCTCGCTCGAGTGCACGTCGGCCGAGGGCGCGACGCCGCTGATCATCGCGGCGCAGCTCGGCTCGGACGAGCTCACCGACCTGCTGCTGGTGCGCGGCGCCGCCGTCGACGCGCGTGACTCGGCCGGCTGGACGCCGCTGCTCCACGCGAGCGCGATCGGCTCGCGCGCGGTGGCGGCGCTCTTGCTCGCGCACCGCGCCCACACGGACCTGGCCGATCGCGACGGCTTCACGCCGCTCATGCAGGTGAGCGCGCGCGGCTACATCACGCTGCTGAAGCTCTTGCTCACGGCGGGCGCGAACGTGAACCTGCGCAACAACGCGGGACTCACTGCGCTGCACTTCGCGGCCGCGGAGGGCCGGCTGCCGATCGTGGCGATCCTGCTCGCGCGGCGCGCCGATCCGAACGTGACTTCGCCGCTGGGCCAGACGCCGATCATGATGGCCGCGGTGAAGGGCCGCACGGGCGTGGTCGACGCGCTGATCCACGCGGGCGGCAAGGTGAACGCGCGCGCCTCCGATGGCCAGACCGCGCTCATGTACGCCGCGGCCGCGGGCCGCACCTATACCGTGGGTGCGCTGATTGCCGACGGCGCGGAGATGGGGGCGATCGACGAGTCCGGCAAGAGCGCGCTCGACCACGCCCGCGCGGAGAAGCACGACGACATCGTGGCCTTGCTGGCGGGCCTGCAAGCCGACATGACCAGCAGCACCGATCCCGACGCCTCGGCCGACGCCGCTTTCCCGCGCACGCCGAACGGGTCACTCATCAGCGCGCTGCTGGCCAAGGGCGCCGACGTGAACGCGCGCTCGAGCGAGGGCAAGACCGCCCTCCTGCTCGCCGCCGAGAAGGGCCGCAGCGACACGGTGAAGAAGCTGATCGACAGCGGCGCGTCGATCGACGCGCCCGATACCGCGGGCGACACGGCGCTCGTGGCCGCGGCGCGCGAAGGCCACCGCGACGTCGTCGACGAGCTGCGCCGCGCCGGCGCCGATCTCTCCAAGGCCGATCCGTCGTTCCTGCTGCCCGAGCTGCGCGTCGCGAACGATCTCTTGGTCGACACCGCGGAGAAGGGCGACGTGAAGCTCTTGCAGACCATGATCGACAAGGGCGTCGACGTGGACGCGCACAGCAAGTCGGGTCAGTCGGCGCTCGGACAGGCCGCCTCCGCGGGGCAGCTCGACGCCGTGCGCGCGCTGCTCGCTGCCGGCGCGACCATCGACGACACCACCAACGCGGGTCAGACCCCGCTGTTCCGCGCCGCGAGCGAGGGCCGCAGCGACGTGGTGCGCGCGCTGATCAAGGGCGGCGCCGACGTGAACGCGCGCACCGCGGTCGGCACCACGGCGCTCCAGGTCGCGGCCTCGAACGGCTACGAGGCGATCACGCGCATCCTGCTCGAGGGCGGCGCGGACCCGCGCATCGGCGCGGGCGACGGCCAGACGCCGCTCGCGCGCGCCGCGCGCGAAGGTCACACGCGCATCGTCGAGCTCCTGGTCGAGCACGACGCGAGTCTCTCGGTGCGCGGCGACCCGGGTCGCATCGCGCTCGCGCGCGCCGCGCAGATGG contains:
- a CDS encoding ankyrin repeat domain-containing protein, which gives rise to MAALGVSPARGAAVNSDGATTRPDASTEARAADSRLLAAVRKQDVDEASAALAAGASLECTSAEGATPLIIAAQLGSDELTDLLLVRGAAVDARDSAGWTPLLHASAIGSRAVAALLLAHRAHTDLADRDGFTPLMQVSARGYITLLKLLLTAGANVNLRNNAGLTALHFAAAEGRLPIVAILLARRADPNVTSPLGQTPIMMAAVKGRTGVVDALIHAGGKVNARASDGQTALMYAAAAGRTYTVGALIADGAEMGAIDESGKSALDHARAEKHDDIVALLAGLQADMTSSTDPDASADAAFPRTPNGSLISALLAKGADVNARSSEGKTALLLAAEKGRSDTVKKLIDSGASIDAPDTAGDTALVAAAREGHRDVVDELRRAGADLSKADPSFLLPELRVANDLLVDTAEKGDVKLLQTMIDKGVDVDAHSKSGQSALGQAASAGQLDAVRALLAAGATIDDTTNAGQTPLFRAASEGRSDVVRALIKGGADVNARTAVGTTALQVAASNGYEAITRILLEGGADPRIGAGDGQTPLARAAREGHTRIVELLVEHDASLSVRGDPGRIALARAAQMGQIESVKSLLAAGADPNSRDRKGMTALVLAAQEGNTDVALALLKAGANPNSKARGGQTPLMLAAMKGRSAVVNALLAGGAEIEARSSTGQTALMYAAWKGRVRVLQALLNAGAKLEVRAEDGQTALVRAVREGHLDATRLLLDKHADPNVRDRSGWTPLLLASAAGHSQIAVLLLERGADPNVKSPDGRTALMMASILPGASDDRERRRRENNRALVRAAREGQTSYLRALLAAGASADTRDDQGWTPLLHASAAGHGDIVELLLQRGADPNARTSDGLSAATLATSHGHPDIVRLLFSSGAPQ
- a CDS encoding Nif3-like dinuclear metal center hexameric protein, whose translation is MSRPRAIRDLITALAARAPFERAADWDPVGLILGDPAGRVRRAAVCHEVTEGAVAALEADPPDLLVSYHPLLFRPTQRLVAGPTPEGRALRLARAGVALAVVHTNFDVSPGGTADALAEALGLGEVEGFGALSGSPTRKLVTFVPPDAADGVLEAVAEAGAAQIGNYTHCSFRAEGTGTFFAAEGSAPRAGKRGELSHEAEVRLELVLPPAREAEVIRALLRAHPYEEPAFDLFERRGELHPAGRIGVIPGLSLGELAERVAESLQGSVPRIAGDRARRVSRVAVVPGSGEDLAEAARAAGADVLVTGDLRHHAARRALDSGLALIDAGHVATERPGLERLLSFVASQGIETASLLDRECDPWSGET
- a CDS encoding 2-oxoacid:ferredoxin oxidoreductase subunit beta, translating into MSEVIANGGEHRKLTKKDFESDQAVRWCPGCGDYAILAQMQKVMPELGIPKEKIVFISGIGCSSRFPYYMDTFGFHTIHGRAPAIATGLKLSRPELSVWVVTGDGDALSIGGNHLIHALRRNVDLKILLFNNKVYGLTKGQFSPTSEIGMKTKSSPAGSVARPFRTLSLALGAEATFVARAVDTETQHLQQMISRMAEHKGSALLEIYQNCPVFNDGAFDELKDRKTKSDHLLFLEHGQPLVFGPDDEKVVKLDTERTRLYVAKRGEPGGVEITHDEAVADPGLALLLARCTPPEFPTPIGVLRAVSEPTFEDQTLAQNRAAIAVRGEGTLQELLYAGDRWDV